In Apium graveolens cultivar Ventura chromosome 10, ASM990537v1, whole genome shotgun sequence, the following are encoded in one genomic region:
- the LOC141692729 gene encoding uncharacterized protein LOC141692729, with amino-acid sequence MVDSSRRRNGPVFRSHSPSRTIYSPSPTRVNLCASSNSLSPLISFSIDRPSSPSRSISTSRKQVLKKPSHNQLRSQKRTCMCSPTSHPGSFRCSLHKNLANQTASYPANRLNARRSAMTNSLVRIGTVEGDLMKRALSALIRPSSHHQKRRGSFESRPSRLSIMSKADD; translated from the coding sequence ATGGTGGATTCTTCACGAAGAAGAAACGGACCAGTTTTTCGATCTCACTCTCCTTCTAGAACCATCTATTCACCTTCTCCTACGCGCGTCAATCTCTGCGCCTCATCGAACTCATTGTCACCGTTAATTAGTTTCTCAATCGACCGTCCGAGTTCTCCGAGTCGTTCGATCTCTACGAGTCGTAAACAGGTTTTAAAGAAACCGAGTCACAATCAGTTGAGGAGCCAGAAGAGAACGTGTATGTGTTCGCCGACGAGTCATCCAGGCTCATTCAGGTGTAGCTTACATAAGAATTTAGCGAATCAGACGGCGTCGTATCCGGCGAATAGATTGAATGCTCGGAGATCGGCGATGACGAACTCGTTGGTGCGAATCGGTACTGTAGAAGGAGATTTGATGAAACGAGCATTATCGGCGTTGATACGGCCTTCTTCTCATCACCAGAAGCGACGAGGATCGTTCGAGTCGAGGCCGAGCCGGCTTTCGATTATGTCTAAAGCAGATGATTAG
- the LOC141688803 gene encoding calcium uptake protein, mitochondrial-like, which translates to MHSSWAAAVRKPTTPTLSSFSKQFYRPLFPQTNKNINNGALVSTNLCGGVLNNKFKFTGEDKNNNSSSNNGNNFSVLEFFVRSVCMGGFVIGSSLGLSYCSNSAICYADDGSAQSLFADKKPISLFSDSYRKKVFFKYEKRIRMQSPPEKVFEYFASYKAPGGEVFMTPADLMRAIVPVFPPSEATRVREGCLKGECSPGELQCAPSEFFMLFDTDNDGYISFAEYIFFVTLLSIPESSFSVAFKMFDLDNNGEIDKEEFKKVMNLMRTQNRHVSRHRDGFRYGLKVSGSVDNGGLLEYFFGKDGKACLEHGRFVKFLEDLHEEILRLEFRHYDYNSRGAISAKDFALSMVASADMKHIDKFLDIVNELDNEPRLRDIRITFEEFKNFDELRKKLRPLSMAIFSYGRMNGLLTKADFQRAASQVCGVLLSDNVVDMIFYVFDANRDGTLSSKEFLSVLQRREGDGALPREPGIMGLLTCWLSCTKNCSSNNLLL; encoded by the exons ATGCATAGTTCCTGGGCAGCAGCGGTGAGAAAACCCACCACACCAACCCTCTCTTCTTTTTCTAAACAATTTTACCGTCCACTTTTTCCCCAGactaataaaaatattaacaatgGTGCATTAGTTTCGACAAATCTTTGTGGTGGTGTGTTGAACAATAAATTTAAATTTACCGGCGAGGACAAGAATAATAATAGTAGTAGTAATAATGGTAATAATTTTTCAGTTCTTGAATTTTTTGTGAGATCAGTGTGCATGGGTGGTTTTGTAATTGGATCCAGCTTAGGCCTTAGTTATTGCTCTAACTCTGCAATATGCTATGCTGATGATGGTAGTGCACAATCCCTATTTGCTGACAAGAAGCCCATCTCTCTGTTTTCAG ATTCTTACAGGAAAAAAGTTTTCTTCAAGTATGAAAAAAGAATTAGAATGCAGAGTCCTCCTGAAAAG GTGTTTGAGTACTTTGCATCATACAAAGCCCCAGGTGGAGAAGTGTTCATGACACCTGCAGACCTGATGCGGGCTATTGTTCCGGTATTTCCACCATCTGAAGCTACTCGTGTTCGAGAGGGATGTTTGAAAGGGGAGTGTTCTCCAGGAGAGTTACAGTGTGCTCCTTCAGAGTTCTTTATGCTGTTTGATACTGATAATGATGGATATATATCATTTGCAGA GTACATTTTTTTTGTGACACTCCTAAGTATCCCGGAATCAAGCTTTTCTGTAGCATTTAAAATGTTCGACCTTGACAATAACGG AGAAATTGACAAGGAGGAATTTAAGAAAGTGATGAACTTGATGCGTACTCAAAATAGACACGTGTCTCGCCACAGGGACGGGTTTCGTTATGGACTTAAGGTTTCAGGTTCCGTAGATAATGGCGGCCTTCTTGAGTACTTTTTCGGCAAGGATGGTAAAGCATGCCTAGAACATGGAAGATTCGTGAAATTCCTAGAAGACTTGCATGAAGAA ATATTAAGATTAGAGTTCAGGCATTATGATTACAACTCAAGAGGTGCCATTTCAGCCAAAGATTTTGCATTGTCAATGGTTGCTTCTGCTGATATGAAGCACATAGACAAGTTTCTCGACATTGTTAATGAACTAGACAATGAACCACGTCTGAGAGACATCCGCATTACCTTTGAAGAATTCAAAAACTTTGATGAGCTACGTAAGAAACTACGTCCCTTGTCTATGGCGATTTTCAGCTATGGGAGGATGAATGGACTGCTCACCAAGGCAGATTTCCAAAGAGCTGCTTCTCAG GTTTGTGGTGTTTTGCTCAGTGATAATGTGGTTGATATGATATTTTATGTGTTTGACGCGAATCGTGATGGAACTTTGAGTTCAAAGGAGTTCCTCAGTGTCTTACAAAGAAGAGAAGGGGATGGTGCTCTGCCAAGGGAACCAGGCATTATGGGATTGCTCACATGTTGGTTGTCTTGTACAAAGAACTGTTCTTCTAACAATCTTCTTTTGTAG